The DNA sequence GCTCattgtcataaatatttaaatttccttgTGATTTTTTTCGCGCGCTTCCTATTTTGTAATTTCCTTTGTGAGCAAACACtcccttaaaaaatattatttaaaatttgtatctaattaatttataccaattaattgttaattaaaattttaattaatttgatactgagttaaagaaaataatgaattttaaaaagaaaatgtgaaatttttaaactttcgagAATAattcggaaaaataaaaaattatgaaaatttcataattaaaaattttttaaatcattaaagaattttttaaactgacggtaattataaattttttatgagtgtgaGTGTAGCGGAcagttgtaaatttaaaaaattttaaaataagtgaattaaataaaaatcaaataaaatttaaaaaatgcacatttacagaatttaaaaatgcgtctataaatttatttatttttatattttcgattgtttaatttttttatttgtaatttgtcTTATGTttgcgggaaaaattttcaaattcaaattaaaaaattcccgctcttttactaattaaaaaaatatgtgattaATTTCTcagagatatttaaaattaatatgaaaatttataactaaataaataattatttattttaataaaaatttaaattcaaatttttaattttccgcttttttttaataattaaaaatatgtgtaaaatatgaaagaaaaaattactccaaatatatataaatagatataacACTCAAtgaatgtaatttttgtttttataaaaatttaaattcaaatttcccgccATTTAAATTGAAGGTTATCTCGCCGGTATGCAACAGGTTAttgcagtaataaataataattacttttcaacaattaaataattacctttGATACTGATACATCATCCATTGTCTTAATTacccaattaattattaattaatgttttttaaatattcaataagtTCTTGAAAACAAAAGATTTTAATTGACTTGTCATCTgctaatttataaatcaactTGATGTTAATTGGTTTTatgagttataaatattttaattaaaaatttaattattacacagataataattaatttaaaaatgttttagcACTCCAATATTCTATGACGCGAGCGTTAACTTGTAACGAATGTGTTTCTGTTTAGTGTTCAAGAGTTAAGCAATTTGGTTGGTTGTTGGTTTGTGTTTGAAGAGAACGCGGGGAGGGGATAAAATGTTAAGGCAGCTGGCTGTTGGCTGGCAGCTGCTGCCACCGCAGTGAGAACTCGGTTGTGTGTTCGcactgatatatttattatatatatatatatatattgagttaTTCGAGGTCTGCAAATGACAGCAAATTGCCTAAGCCTGagttaagatttaaaatatcgatacatcgatttaattccatttcaatatatataaacgtcatatttaaatatttataataatttcgtccatttttttttaaataaatcatttaaaaattttaaatttttcgcgctAAAAATTGtctaacttttttatttttcaaaattttctaacttcCCGCCAagagaattgaaattattttttcaaaactattttagaaaggaaaatttttcgagctGTTACATATTGGTACCAAAtgttttatatgaatattaaaatttgaaattatagatcttaaaattttacttgactcgaaattaattgtcaaacatcaaaatattaatattgaaaattttgacacTTCAAAATTCTCAtaacaattcaaattaatttaaaaatttcaaaatctttaagtttttaattctGACACTTGAAAATTCccataacaattaaaattcccATAGCATTGAAAATTCCcacaaaactaaaaattcatttttaaacatcaaaatatcgaaatttataattccGACTCTCAAAGATCcccataataataaaaattcattgtcaatcatcaaattattaaaatttaaaatttcgacACTCAAAAATtcccataaaattttttaaactgtccCATCTTAATACCAAATACTTTCAATaactattcaaaaataaaaaaagtaaaatttaaaattctgttatttaaaatttcccgccacattcaaaattaatttttaaatatgaaaaccTCAAAAcatagaatatttaaaaataaagtttcaaataatttaaatccccaacataaattcaaaaatctaaacaaaatatttcctcactctaaaaaaaaaataaaaaaaaaaaatctataattaaaCTCCCGTCCATTACTTTAATGAAACATTTTAtacaacaaatttataaatgtctCCTAATTAATCACACTATCGCCCCCACCCACTTCCTTAATTTAACTGACTCACGCTTTAATACCCACCACATTTATCattctttattaattcatttttttttatttatatacttattattagataaaaaaataaaattataaataatggcTGCAGAATTTATGATATCATTTTACCTGATAATTATACTGAGTTTATGtatgaaagtaattttattaaaaaaatcttacgcATCACCAGAGCAAGTATTTGATCAAATATCATCGTCATATAATTTCCGACCGAcatatttagaaatatatgaccaatcaataaaatcaaaatgcGATCGATTGATTGTCATTCGTCCATTCGACTGGAGTTTTTGGGCGATAAATGGTTACTGttatgttttaaattcactGAAAGCATTTGATTGCCCGAAAAAAATGACACCGACACTTATTATTGATGCGATAACAgtcaaggaaaaatttttaagcccTACTTGCTATCCGATTGATTATAGCATTGTATTTAATGAGTACAAATCACACGGCCCgccgattattaattattttaatattgaagatGTTATGAGACtaggaaaatttactattgttGACGCacttaattacttatttaaatattatattgaaatagATTTGGATGAAGGAAATGCACATccgttgaataaaaaaattgctaaatcttttacaaagaaaagaaattttattaattatgaggatgcaaaaaaagtaaaagaacaCATTCTTGAACACTCTATAAAAGAGGaacaagaattaaaaaataaacgtctAAATGCAAgccgataaaaattgaattttaaaaaaaagttttgaaatttagtCAAAATTATGTTTCAGATTTTTATAGTCATGTTGGTACTTAAAGTAACGCTACTGAGTTTATTTACATGAATATGAcgtcgatttaaaaaaaaaaaatttttttctcaaaatttgtttttttttgaggatttaaaaattttttaattttatcagttaTGTGGGTATTCGAGTTGATCTTGTGTGAAttaacatgaaaataaaatttattttgagaaataaattttttttgaaattcgtgTTTTTGtttcccaaaattttgaaaatttttttatggtcaTGTAGGCATTGAATTTAACGTTCTCATGTTaactgatataaatttaaaaaggaattttttttttaaattcgtatttttaagttttcaaaaattttttttaaaatttgtttagtcATGTATacgcatttaaattaaagctttCATATCTCGAGTAACtaagcataaaaaaaactacaaactcaattttaaaaaattaaaaaaacaacaatataATCTATTGGCCTAAAGAGCTTTAATCAATAGATTgttcaaattcattttatttttgaaaaaaaataatttttctgtagcaaattttttttcatgtgatCCATTATGCCCCAGATATCACAAATCAACcttaaatatctttaaaacatCAGAGATAACATGATTTgaccgaaaataaaaaaaaaaattttaccaaatttttgaaagggGTCACAGTACCCGGTCTCCCCTAAGTTCATTTTTTCCATGTCAAATTtgtactaattttaaaatctaataaaatataacctTTAATAAGGTAAATAACCTGCGAAATCACGGATAAAGGGATACTGAAACACAAGGAAAATAGGTTTTCTAGTTGACCGTATGCTTAAAATGAGATTGCACAAAAGtacgtgtatatatataagactACAGATGGTGAGGTCATGATCATACAAGCTTTAGCTTTAAAGTTCATTTCCTAGTTTCTACACTTGTCTAACAATTGTTCCAGCTTCTGTCTCACGTACTATCAACCAAAAGCTCAAGCCCGTATGTCGCATCACATCACATTGTAATGCTATCACACATATGTGATAGTGCAATCAGCGGCAACGACAATGACTACGGCTACAATCTCCTCATTCTCCTCTTACTGTCCTAGACATTTGTTCGtactcatatacatatatatagcaaTAGCTGTCTTGTGTAAAAATTTCTGCACTCAACTAAagtgtcattaatttttttttttttgtaataaaaatcattttcttatttttgttACAGCAAATTTACCAAAGACGACTGACGAACTTGGCGACACAATTTCGTCAGAACTTGAAGGAAATCCTCCACTTTGGGTCACAAGAAAACGCGGGCATCCACaagatgaaatttatattaataatgcTAAGATACTGGAAGGAAGTAATTTTAGATCGAAAATTAATACGCCTATTGGAGAAAAAACTCAGGTAATTTAAGAAtaaacattttcttttttttttttttttttttttcaaaaataaagttgaCTATTTTATAGGCTTCTGGGTACTCAAACTAGAGCTCTCAAGTTCGTtgacttaaaaattgtaaaaaaaaaaaaatttttttttttttaaagaatttttcgatttttggaaaaaaataaaattttttttttgtggccaTGTGGGTATTCAAACGAAGCgtcttaattatttctataaggAGAAACTATTTtgtagatgaaaaaaaaaaaaaacttttacaaaaCCTcgggtattaattaaatattagtaataataataactagtTGAACTAATTTCTCATTAGCCGTATGTACTAGTGATAAAATTAACACAGTATAcattataaagttttaaactCATATGATATAAAGTAAAGTTTCCATTGAACGAGAGATCGCAGGGTAAATTCGCTCAGTTTCGTTCTCCAGTAAAatctaatgaaaatatatagagTGCTAATACACCATGGAATGTAATATTAGTAAACGCGTAGTCATTGTAACGAGCTTTTAATAAGCTTTACTCAAGCCTTTAGGTCTTTTCGTTACTcgttagtaattaattttgatgaattttaaccaactcaatttattgtttttaataccTCCCGccttgtaaatttaatatttaagctTATTTTAGCAAATTaagtaagtatttaataaacaacatttttcgagtgttaataatttataacgtaaactaattaataaagagGATTGCTTATATTTTTCAGAACGAAGACAGCTTGATGTAATTTTACAATTCGATTATTTCGCTCGAGAGTTATcggatataattttaaataagaataaaaaataaataaaatgctcGGTTGTTAAACTTTAGCAATAGCCCATTGATAAGTTATTGTCAAGCATCatcacattttaaaattttccttcgAGATAAAAACTTTGTAGTTTTCCACGATTTACtcctcattatttattttatttaaactcgcCGTCATTTAACGCTGCCAGCCGTCATTGGGTCCcattacacaattaaataaattaaagtactgatttataattattaaattaaaatgacatTTAGTTTTCTAAACTCTCCAAGGATTTCCCATCTCATCTgtttcattgatttatttattttaagaatatatataaataattgttattatactGGATCggtcgatgacattatatatggtagttatatattttactcgAGTCAATATGTGTCAAAACTACTACCCCAGTAATTAAACCAAGTAtccaattgatatttaaatatccgtcatctcaataattattctctttatttaaatatttaataaagatCTATTTATatcacatatatttaattcaaatccaGTAAATCACGCTgaccaattttattttcaatctgGCATTTCAACTCAagtcaaaaattatcttaatttaaaattaatagatccaatatttaaaagtttattttatcatttcctcatctgtcatatttattattcatttactttttaattattttttatgaactttatcgattgattttttatttctttcaacaaaagttcatttaattaagtaaatattgcgttattaattccaaaaaagcgcatgaatatttttttctttgccaATCGTTTGGTAAACTTATTTTagagctaaaaattaaaaaagaaattttttaaacgccTAAAAAGCGAATGGTGTAAATTATTTGCCTTTTtgagtttcaaaaatttttttaaaattttgaactttgaaATAAGTCTCCAGTATCTCcactattttaataattaattagtttatttttatcataataacaataataataattagtagcGGAGATATGTAACGACGTAATGAGTATGAGTTAGACCACAATATAAAAtgataggaaataatagaggGTTGGAAGAGATACTGAGAGTGTGGAAAATTAGAACGAGGGTAAAAAGTCGACTGTGAAATATGTATGAGAAATAATCCATTGTTCTCTTCTATTTAAACCACAAAATTTACCACTTCCAATGGGAATCCGACCGCGAATTGTACTCGATACCATTACAATTCCCAAAACTACTATcgtcataattttatttattattattttttttttttttttttttttcagtagaatgttaaaataaaataatgaagtaaatgaaaatatttttaatttaaattccaaCAGTTTAATTAAAcacgaaatttaaatagtagttatttattattttttaaaaatgaaaaattagatgtttttggaaaatatcaaatttttttttatttttacatgtgGTGGTACTTAAACTTTAGATTTCAagttaatttacaataaaatgatagtaatgttgttaaaaacaaaattttgaacaataatttatgttttaattttttgaaaaatttataaattattttatagacaaGCTGagaaagtttgaaaaaatgattacttgACCGACGATATCTTTCAAACTAATCAACAGATTTAACCTACTTGgcggcaatcaaaagagctcACCAAGGCttagaaatgaataaatttttaagagggttttttttttttgtataactcATAAACCACTTGCcggataagaaaaatttacatacacacactcggacatcaatctgaaaatagaataatttcCTAAGAtttcaaaacgtcgacatctgatgaaaagtcgattttttaaaatcgaactGAAAACAACAACTTtccttttttgaaaatttttaattttcctagcgggaaatttaaaatttttttattatttaattagtaaagcTTGAGGGTGTAATGGCCATCTCGAGGACAGTTATTGTAACAACTTAAATCTAAAGAAGGGATGAAAGAGAAAAtaagcaaagaaaaaaaaaatttcaaattaattagagaaagaaaataaaataaaagattgaaAGAATAGAGAACACGATATTGCGTATCAgctttatcttttaaattaactcGGCGATAAAATCCTTGCGGGTCATGAAACCAACTAACCAAGTGTGTACCTAGACTATACACTGCAAACTGCAGTATACTTTATTCTTAACTGTGTACTGGTGCTTATAATGAGAGTTTCACTGATTAATCTCAAATGCtttcatttattatgttttattaaattttaaattttaaatttcatatctgaatttttattaaatttttttttttcgagtaattaattgaagaagaagaggaagaagatTAAGAAGAAgccattaaataataattgttattaatatttgagtCACTGTATAACAAtcttatatatagatatacatatatgtatttttttttttcgacatccatctaaaaacttttattaaagtttttgtttattaattttttatagaaaatttatgggtaaaattaaatatttgaggTGGTTAATTTATACGGAATTTAATGGTCTTTAAgcgacaataattaattttaatgaaaaataattattttgttatgaaaaataattttaaagagtgaaaattattaaattttaaaataagaaatttttgatgactttgtttatgatttttttatgaataattttatggacaaaaataaatatttgaagtgGTCGCGTTACGTAGAATGTAATGGCCTTTAAGTAACggtaatgaattttaatggaaaaaaatttttttgttatgaaaaataattttaaagtgaaaattattaaatttaaaaataagaagttTTTGATGACtttgtttaggattttttatggataattttatggacaaaaataaattttagaagtGGTCATTTTACGCGGAACTTAATGGTCTTTAAATGacggtaattaattttaacaaaaaataatttttttgatatgaaaattaattttaaaaagtaaaaattatataatttaaaaaaaaataaattttgatgactttaagatttttttatgaataattttatgggcaaaaataaatatttgaagtgGTCATTTTGCGTAAAATTTGATGAACTTTAAAGGAAAGTATTTAgttttggtgaaaaaaaaattttctcaagttttaatgatcgatttttttaaaaataacgatacTAATGATGATTATATAATCAGTGAGATTGAAAACTCCTTTATGagattttcaagaaaaaaaaaaaatgaaagattaTTAGAGCAATTAAATTTGCACAATCAATTAGAGGAAGTGGTTTATTCCTTAGCAAAGTATATccgcaaataaaaatattcttaggGTGAGTAAGCGGCTGGGATACGACGTCGCGACGCCGGGCTGTCGCGACGTACCCTTTGTGTCTTTTGTGCTCTAGTCATTTGTGTGTTTACTTATAGAAGCCTCgcttttttatgaaaaatgtaaatagaGATTTTGGAGACAATCGACGTTCaaattaccattattattattatcatcaatattactattattattacttttttttttttttttatttatctgattatttttactgaagTACTGAGGGTTATAATCACGATATTATTACACgagcaattttaattatcattgttttcatttttttttttcttagtcgtgtgggtactcaaacaaAAGTTCTCGTTGTACTGAATACAAAAATTGTATGaatgatataataataagacatttatgtaaaaaaattaattgctcttttcttaattacattttattaattaattaatttatgactcaaaattttatttatcaattacttaTCTATAAGCGCATTTcacttaaaaacaaattaaaaacttagtgactaattgttaataagaattaattatcaaacatATAATCTACgtgacttaaaattttctagtttataataaatatatatatagagagaatttagtaaaataatttaattaacaagcTCAGTAAGAAGGTAACTTTACTcatcatataatatatatataatataatacttgAGATAGAAATTAACGTCGTTGTTATATACTTTTGTACTTTAATACATTGTTATAAAACTTTGTTTCTTGCCATTTCAAGATAATTCAAAATGTTAGTTATTATCACTTACTgcatatactcatatatattaaattaataattaaataaatggttcaattgttaaaaatcaGCTAAtgaataacaaattaattattattataaatgccACTATCGGCGGAGGTGACTAATTCTACGGGTTCTAATTTCTTACTTTCTTTACTAGTTGCGTAATGTATGTAGGGGAAAGTGggggcaattgaaccagtaagcttaaaaaatcgaaaaaaatatgaaaatgagTTATCCAAAATGTCTGACCAAAATTTCGAACcaatatgatgatttaatttaaaaaaattcaagtttttgtgtttttaggcATCTGAACTTTGTTTTTCAGTTCTtgacaaattgtttaattattttttaattttcaaatgtaatctttgaattttttttgtaataccttcttacatatattattcataaatttttaactttacttctaataaaatagttcttgaatattttttttaaaactaattatttcaataaaatcatatggggtcaattgaaccagtatTTTCGAGGACGGGTGAACCACACAAATCACACTGTGAGCATCAGACATGCGCGCGCATCTTGACAGAATGTCAAAAAAGCTAaactaaccaagaaaaaaaataattgtattgacagaagttttaaaagtgattgttataacatataatgttgtataaa is a window from the Microplitis demolitor isolate Queensland-Clemson2020A chromosome 4, iyMicDemo2.1a, whole genome shotgun sequence genome containing:
- the Pif-4 gene encoding per os infectivity factor pif-4 (19kDa), which gives rise to MAAEFMISFYLIIILSLCMKVILLKKSYASPEQVFDQISSSYNFRPTYLEIYDQSIKSKCDRLIVIRPFDWSFWAINGYCYVLNSLKAFDCPKKMTPTLIIDAITVKEKFLSPTCYPIDYSIVFNEYKSHGPPIINYFNIEDVMRLGKFTIVDALNYLFKYYIEIDLDEGNAHPLNKKIAKSFTKKRNFINYEDAKKVKEHILEHSIKEEQELKNKRLNASR